DNA sequence from the Trichormus variabilis 0441 genome:
CTGCAATGTTAGCTCATATCAGCGTTCATGCTTTTACCTTTGTTCTTAGCGGTTTGCTGGCTCTTTTGGCTTAGGTTTTGGAATAGATCTCATAGGGCTATCACTGCCCACAAAGTCTTGCTGTGAAAGGTTTTAAAGAGAAAGGTTTTGAAAATGGTGGGCGATGCCCACTACTTGAATTGATGCTCAACTCTACAGTTTTAAGGTAGTAAATCAAATGATTCAGTGCAAAGATTTCGCGCCTCGAATTACTGAACGAGGACCCTTCGGCGGAGCTTCCGATTACGAATCCTTCTCCGAGGTTGTGAGTACTGTCAATCAGTGGATCGAAAATACAACGATACAGGTAATCAATGTTGAAACTGTTGTTTTACCCGATCGGATTGAAGGCACAGGTGATGATGTCTACGGAGTGACGACCAGTAATGCTTTCCACCCAGTGATGATCAGTCAGGGTCTTGCAATCAATTGCTTTCAATGTGTGCGTGTGTGGTACAGAGAATAAGCTTTATTGGAAAGAGAAAAAATGAAACGATTTACTTTGTTTACTTTCCTGTATCTTGCGCTGGGAGTTTGTCTGACAGCGATCGCGCTTGGATACCCAAACCTGCCTTCGGGTCTTCAAAGAAGCTTGTTCATTAGTGCAGGAACCTCCTACATTTTTTGTCTCCTCAGCACCTTCCCATTTTGGCGCGAGAGGACGATCCGCTTCTATCGCAGACGGAATTCAGCGGTAATTCTACCCTGGTTGGTGATGGGATTCTATATTGTTTGGATGATCTGGGAGGTTCAGAGTCAGAACTGGACGATGGAAGCCATTTTAGGAGCGTTTTCGCGGCTAATATTTGTCTTAGGGTTTGCAGAAATCATTGTGATTACATGGCGAGTGAATTCTGAACATTAGTGTCTAAATCGAATGGCACGCTCGTTAAGACACAGCCCCTGCCCTGACTGGTTTCCAGTCTTAAGACTGGGAACGAGACTAAACAAGCGTTTGGGCTTTTCTTAGTGCCATTCGGGTCTAAATCGGATGATGCCGAAACAAACTCGTTTCAGGAACGCGAGGAGTCAAACGTACTACATGAGGAACACCATGAATAAGCCCAAGTTTTTTGTTACCCCTGGTTATGGGGAATATCTGTTGAATCAATTGCATTACTCGCAAGCGGTAAAAATTGACAATCGAGTGGAGATATCAGGGCAAGGTGGCTGGGATGACAATCTGCAAATTACCGAATCGCTTGCAGACGAGATTGCTCAGGCGTTCAGGAACGTCGAGCGAACCTTGGCGACGGCTGGTGCGGGTTGGGAGCATGTGGTTCACGTTAATTCTTACCATGTTGGCGGGTTCCCCCCGGAGGTTAACGAAGTGATGTCCAAGCTATTTCGTCATTATATGCCGAATCACGCTCCAATCTGGACACAGGTAGGAGTCGCGGCGCTTGGACTACCCACGATGCGGATTGAAATTCGCGTGACTGCAATTGTTCCGTGAGTTTTGCAAGCGTTAATAACACAATTTATGCTGCTCGAAAACTGGTCTATCACTTAAAAGGAGAACTCAAGAGTGTGAATTCACAAACAGCTCAAACCACCACTAATGCTGACGAGTCGGCAATCCGTGCTTTCCTTCACCAGATGATTGATGCTTGGAATCGAGGTAGCGGGGAAGGCTTTGCTGAACGGGGCAGCAAAACTGCCGATTTCCTCACGTTCGAGGGTACACATCTCAAGGGTCGAAAAGAAATCGCTGCATTTCATCAGCAAGCGTTCGACACGGTTATCAAAGGAACATGCCTGGAGGGTGAGGTGAATTTTGTCCGCTTCGTGAACTCGCAACTCGCGCTCATGCACGTAGTTATCAGGGTAATACTGCCCGGACAAACTGAAACTTCACCGTCACGAGATTCGCTGCCGCTATACGTCGTAACGAAATGCGACGAAGGTTGGCGGATCGAAGGGTTGCTAAATACCCGGAAGTTAACGCTAGAACGTCAATTCTTCTTAGACGACTTTGACTCCCTGAGTGCAGAGGCTCAACGTCAAGTGACCGACCTCGTTGCAGGTCTCAAAGCGAGTGGAGTAATCACTCCGACGCAATAATCACTCCGACGCAAATTGATGCGAAATAAAACCAATCTCCATCAGGAGGACAATCATGAAACCTCAACTCATTTTCGGAGTACTAACGATTGCAATAGGATTGCTCGGAGGTTCATTCACTCATCCCGCGATAGCGTTCGCGGAGCGTGTGCTTTGCACTCAGCGCTGCTGCGTTCGCCCTTGGCATCTCCCAAGGGGAGAAGCGCAGATCGCACACCGCATTCCTCCACAACAAACCTCCCCCATTCTGATCGCCACTGCCTACACTGATTTAACCTTACCTACCTTGCGCCAAGGCGATCGCGGCAGAAACGTGCAATTGTTACAGCGCATCCTTCAAGACAATGGCTTTTTAGGAGCCGCAGGTGTGAGGTTAGGCAATCCAAGAGGGGCGATCATCGATGGCATCTTTGGTGCGGTCACAGTGTCTGCGGTACGCGATCTCCAGCGACGATACAGAATCCCAGTTACAGGGCGAGTCAATCCAACCACCTGGGAAGTCCTGGATATGCACGAAAACCCCTATCGATCGCCGCTTCCCTGGAAACAACAGAACATTACACAACCATAAGCCACAGGAGATTTCTAATGAACCGAAAGATTCTTTCAATCAAAATCACAACTACTGTTACTGAAGCTGTAGCGAATGGAGATAAGGTAACACTTGTTGGTTTTGGCTCATTCGAGCGACGCGATCACGAAGTGTGCCGAAGGTATCGCTCAGAGCGTGAAGGGCGTAATCCCCAAACCAACGAGAAAATCACCATTCCTGCTACCAAAATACCTGCATTTTCTGCTGGCAAGCAGTTTCGGGAGAAAGTAGCACCATAGATGAATTGCTTTGTTACCAGCAATCCAATCACTGTTCCCGCTGTGGCGATTACTATGAATGGGCTGTTTCATAGTAAACCTTTACCTATTGCTGCAATTCAAAACTAAAGTTTTTCTTCTTCATTTTCTACACTCCATACCTTGGAAAACATTTGTTAGCAGCCAAACATAGACCTTCAAATGTAGACCCAGCAGCCGGGGCATTATCAGAACTACAGAGAGTAATTAAACAAATACGTACACAATGGAAGAATGTTGAGATTTTAGTACGTGGAGATAGTGCCTATTCCAGAGACGATATCATGACATGGTGTGAGTCGCTCCCTGGAGTTGACTACGTTTTTGGATTGGCGCGAAATAGTCGTTTAATTCAAATGACCACGACGACTCAAAATAGAGCAAAGATTGAGTTTGAGCAGAAATTATCAACAGTAGTTTCATTCTTAGAAACTGTATTTAAACCAAATGAACAACTTTCCGAACTTGCTTGTGACCTGATTGATAACTCAATTTGGCATAATACCAATTCACTAAAAATATGATACAGATAATTAAGGAATAAATAGGAACAAGAAAAAATGGCTGGAGTGACTAAAGTCGAAATAAAAGAGTCAGTCGAAGAGTTACATGAACTGCTGTTAAAACAAAAAACAACATCAAGCCGTGAAAGAATACAAGCTTTGTATTTGCTGAAAATGGGACAAGTAAAAACAATACAGGATGTAGGTGTTGTTCTGGGCAGAGGAAGAGTAACAGTACAGAGATGGTTAAAGGCTTATACACAATCAGGAATAACAGGCCTGTTAGTAACAAAAAAGAGTACAGGACGACCGCCAATTATAAAGTCAGAAGCTAAAGAGCAACTTTTAAAAGAACTGGAACAACCAGAGGGATTTAAAAGTTATGAAGAAATCCGAACATGGCTAAAAGCAGTGGAGGGAATAGAAGCATCATATAAAGTAGTACATGATACAGTTCGTTATCGGATGAAAGCGAAGTTAAAAGTACCGAGAGCAGTAGGGATAAAACATAACTCCGAAGCAGAATCAGAATTTAAAAAAAACTGCCACAATACCTAGAAGTCATTAAAAAACACGTTATAGAGCCAAAGGATAAACACAAGAGAATTAGATACTGGTGTGGTGATGAAAGCCGTGTAGGATTAAAAACAGAATTAGGAAGACTGATTACGCTTTGTGGCATTAAACCTATCGGTATCATGCAATGGAAAAGAGAAAACTTCTATTTATACGGTTTAGTAGAACCATTAACTGGTGAGTATTATATTTGGGAATTTTCTCATCTCAACACAGCTTGTTTCAATATCTTTTTAGAACAATTTGCAGCTACATATCCAGACGATATACATATTCTTCAATTAGATAATGGTGCTTTTCATTTAAGCCAGACACTTAAAATTCCCGAAAATATTATTTTCTTATTTCAACCTCCACATACTCCTCAAGTTAATCCCATTGAAAGGTTATGGGAAGAAGTTAAAAGAAATTTAAGTTGGGAATGCTTTGCCAATTTAGACGAGTTAAGAACAGCTATATGGCAACGCCTTGAGCAATTAAACAACTCAATTGTTGCTTCTATTACAGGTTGGGGTTTTATTCTGGATGCTTTATTTGTATCAGGCTTTTCGTGAATTGGTATAAGTCGTTAGAATATCAGACTCGTGAATCTTGGAGTCGTAGTCGTCGTGTTGTTTGTAAGGTTGAATATGGAATCAAGGGAAATAATATTCGTTTTGTTGTTACTTCTCTGTCTACCAATAAAGTACCTCCTGGTCAACTATACAGACAAAAATATTGCTCCAGAGGGGAGATGGAAAATCGCTTTAAGGAACAACAACTTGAGCTTTTTAGTGATAGAACCAGTACTCATACATTTGCCGGAAATCAGCTACGTCTATGGTTTTCTTCTCTTGCTTACGTTTTGATGAATGCATTGCGGTCACAATGTTTAGCCAAAACAGAATTACAAAATTCTCAAATTGGAACTATTCGGACAAAAATATTGAAGTTAGGAGCCTTAATTACTATAAGCTCACGGCGAATTTTAATTGCGATTACTAGCTCAAGTCCTTCCAAACATATCTTTGCTGCTGCTTACAGATGCTTAAAAATTCTCCTGAATACCGCTTAATCTCAAGTCAAGCAGCATTTCATTCCTCTCTAATTAATAATACTTTGGACTTGGTTTGATTCAAGGCTTCTTTTGGATGCTTAATTTTATGAACAGAGTGTTTTTTCAGTAGCAAGAAAAAATAGAGTAATTGTTTTAGCCTGATAATGGCTAATTTGTACTTACTTTATTTAACCTCATAAATTTCAATTGATAATGTATAAAGAAATGCCTGAAATCAAGTGAGATGAATTGATTTTTTATTGTTTGTGAGAAATTCGCGGTATGACCTTACAGCAGGCTCACAAACAGGGTATTGCTGCCCGCGAAGTCACCCTGCCGATGGCTCATATCGCTCTTTATTAGTTATTAAAACAGTGACAATTGCTCCATCTTAGTATTACTTTCAGTTGAATTTGCTGTAACAGGGTGTTTGT
Encoded proteins:
- a CDS encoding HU family DNA-binding protein — its product is MNRKILSIKITTTVTEAVANGDKVTLVGFGSFERRDHEVCRRYRSEREGRNPQTNEKITIPATKIPAFSAGKQFREKVAP
- a CDS encoding helix-turn-helix domain-containing protein, which produces MAGVTKVEIKESVEELHELLLKQKTTSSRERIQALYLLKMGQVKTIQDVGVVLGRGRVTVQRWLKAYTQSGITGLLVTKKSTGRPPIIKSEAKEQLLKELEQPEGFKSYEEIRTWLKAVEGIEASYKVVHDTVRYRMKAKLKVPRAVGIKHNSEAESEFKKNCHNT
- a CDS encoding peptidoglycan-binding domain-containing protein; translated protein: MKPQLIFGVLTIAIGLLGGSFTHPAIAFAERVLCTQRCCVRPWHLPRGEAQIAHRIPPQQTSPILIATAYTDLTLPTLRQGDRGRNVQLLQRILQDNGFLGAAGVRLGNPRGAIIDGIFGAVTVSAVRDLQRRYRIPVTGRVNPTTWEVLDMHENPYRSPLPWKQQNITQP
- a CDS encoding SgcJ/EcaC family oxidoreductase, producing MSFASVNNTIYAARKLVYHLKGELKSVNSQTAQTTTNADESAIRAFLHQMIDAWNRGSGEGFAERGSKTADFLTFEGTHLKGRKEIAAFHQQAFDTVIKGTCLEGEVNFVRFVNSQLALMHVVIRVILPGQTETSPSRDSLPLYVVTKCDEGWRIEGLLNTRKLTLERQFFLDDFDSLSAEAQRQVTDLVAGLKASGVITPTQ
- a CDS encoding RidA family protein; translated protein: MNKPKFFVTPGYGEYLLNQLHYSQAVKIDNRVEISGQGGWDDNLQITESLADEIAQAFRNVERTLATAGAGWEHVVHVNSYHVGGFPPEVNEVMSKLFRHYMPNHAPIWTQVGVAALGLPTMRIEIRVTAIVP
- a CDS encoding IS630 family transposase, whose protein sequence is MRYWCGDESRVGLKTELGRLITLCGIKPIGIMQWKRENFYLYGLVEPLTGEYYIWEFSHLNTACFNIFLEQFAATYPDDIHILQLDNGAFHLSQTLKIPENIIFLFQPPHTPQVNPIERLWEEVKRNLSWECFANLDELRTAIWQRLEQLNNSIVASITGWGFILDALFVSGFS